In a genomic window of Arcticibacter tournemirensis:
- a CDS encoding nucleotidyltransferase family protein, producing MEVSESLKDIVISSNSTLLFSLKKMDEIRKKLLLVFDQNKYLGLLSIGDLQRSIISSVDLGTPIHKIIRKDYISVKPNTSIEDVKKLMLSIRAEFMPVVTDGGELLEVHFWEDLFGSFEDAPVKQFKLPIVIMAGGFGTRLKPLTNVLPKPLLPIGKKTILEEIFDRFGKHGCDQFFISVNYKADLIEYYLRSQNLPYSLEFFKEEKPLGTAGSLTLLKGKIDQTFVVSNCDILIDQDYSEILDYHKNCGNEITIIAALKHYPIPYGIIKTGENGKLIDLKEKPELTFKINSGMYILESHLLDEIPENEFFHITQLVEKIKNRNGNIGVFPVTEKSWKDVGLLSEYIDLLKQC from the coding sequence ATGGAAGTATCGGAATCGTTAAAAGATATAGTAATCTCATCTAACAGTACTCTCTTGTTTTCTTTAAAAAAAATGGATGAGATAAGGAAAAAACTTCTCCTTGTTTTCGACCAAAATAAGTATCTCGGATTGCTGTCAATTGGAGATTTACAAAGATCAATAATTAGTAGTGTAGATCTAGGTACTCCGATACATAAAATAATTAGAAAAGACTATATTTCCGTTAAACCTAACACTTCGATAGAAGATGTAAAAAAATTAATGCTTTCGATTAGAGCCGAATTTATGCCTGTTGTCACTGACGGGGGAGAGCTTTTGGAAGTACATTTTTGGGAGGACCTATTTGGATCTTTTGAAGATGCTCCTGTTAAGCAATTTAAATTGCCAATCGTTATAATGGCGGGTGGATTCGGTACGCGGTTGAAACCATTGACGAATGTTTTACCTAAGCCGCTTCTGCCTATAGGTAAAAAAACAATATTAGAAGAGATCTTTGACCGATTTGGAAAACATGGTTGTGATCAGTTTTTTATCTCTGTTAATTATAAAGCGGACCTGATAGAGTATTATTTGAGAAGCCAGAATTTGCCTTATTCCTTGGAATTCTTTAAAGAGGAGAAACCATTAGGAACTGCCGGTAGCTTGACCTTATTAAAAGGTAAGATTGATCAAACTTTTGTCGTAAGTAATTGTGATATATTGATAGACCAAGACTATTCTGAAATTTTGGATTATCATAAGAACTGCGGGAATGAAATTACTATTATCGCTGCATTGAAACATTATCCAATTCCTTATGGGATTATTAAAACAGGGGAGAATGGCAAATTGATAGATTTAAAGGAGAAGCCGGAGTTGACATTCAAAATAAATAGTGGTATGTATATTTTAGAGTCACATTTATTAGATGAGATACCGGAAAACGAGTTCTTTCATATTACACAGTTGGTTGAAAAAATTAAAAATAGAAACGGTAATATCGGAGTTTTTCCGGTTACGGAGAAATCATGGAAAGACGTGGGGTTATTAAGTGAATATATAGATTTATTGAAGCAATGTTAG
- a CDS encoding NeuD/PglB/VioB family sugar acetyltransferase — MIKEIILIGAFHEIIEMAEDLNIKILGLIDNRKNGEYRGYPVLATDMNADSLSEEFKQTPLVITPDQPSVRMKLSAAYTHYGYHFTTLIAKECRISKSAELGKGVIAQSGVNISAQARIADFVKLNTSCNIMHDTVIGKYSTVAPNAVVLGNVNVGESCYIGSNSTILPNVSICNNVIIGAGAVVTKDIDVPGVFIGLPARKRQ; from the coding sequence ATGATAAAAGAGATAATACTAATAGGTGCCTTTCATGAAATTATTGAAATGGCTGAAGATTTGAATATAAAAATCCTTGGCTTGATAGATAATAGGAAGAACGGAGAATACCGGGGGTATCCTGTTCTAGCAACTGATATGAATGCTGATAGCTTATCTGAAGAATTTAAACAGACCCCCCTTGTTATAACGCCAGATCAGCCTTCGGTGAGAATGAAATTGAGTGCGGCTTATACACATTATGGCTACCATTTTACAACATTAATAGCTAAAGAATGTAGAATTTCTAAAAGTGCGGAGTTAGGGAAAGGGGTAATAGCTCAGTCTGGGGTTAATATATCTGCTCAGGCAAGAATAGCTGATTTTGTTAAACTAAATACTAGCTGTAATATTATGCACGACACTGTTATCGGTAAGTATAGTACAGTAGCACCTAACGCTGTGGTCTTGGGAAATGTTAACGTTGGTGAATCTTGCTATATAGGCTCAAATTCCACAATATTGCCCAATGTTTCTATCTGTAACAACGTTATTATTGGAGCTGGAGCGGTTGTTACTAAAGATATTGATGTTCCTGGTGTTTTCATTGGTTTGCCAGCAAGAAAAAGACAATAG
- a CDS encoding DegT/DnrJ/EryC1/StrS family aminotransferase → MYKIPLFDLNFDSREEQAVIDVLRSKWISTGPKTIEFEERFAKLLNVEHAVAVANCTVALHLALKLIGIKSNDEIICPALTFVATVNAIRYCNAIPVFADISSLENLTISPEDIERKITDRTKAIIVMHYGGFACNMNPIMGLARKHNLKIVEDACHAPLSEFNGKKLGTIGDIGCFSFFSNKNISTGEGGMLVTNSSEYYNEAKLLRSHGMTSMSYERAKGHSSEYDVIELGFNYRMDDLRAAIGIIQLQKIKEDLTKREQIRHEYVSQLSAVESIIIPFKDNKEFSSNYIFPIVLKDSNFKKRNMIREQLSQKGIQTSVHYPSVHKFSIYKDFYTKLSITEYVADSIITLPMYSKLSKDEVSFITTTLKEIL, encoded by the coding sequence ATGTATAAAATACCGCTTTTTGATTTGAACTTTGATAGCCGGGAAGAGCAGGCAGTGATAGATGTTCTTCGTTCAAAGTGGATATCGACGGGACCGAAAACTATAGAGTTCGAGGAACGGTTTGCGAAATTATTAAATGTGGAACATGCAGTCGCTGTAGCAAATTGCACTGTTGCACTGCACTTAGCCTTAAAGTTAATAGGCATCAAAAGTAATGATGAAATTATTTGTCCTGCGCTCACTTTTGTGGCCACTGTGAACGCTATAAGATATTGCAATGCCATTCCTGTATTTGCAGATATAAGCAGTCTTGAAAATTTGACTATATCTCCAGAGGATATTGAAAGAAAAATAACAGATAGAACGAAAGCCATAATCGTAATGCACTATGGTGGGTTTGCATGCAATATGAATCCAATAATGGGCCTCGCCAGAAAGCATAACTTAAAGATTGTAGAAGATGCATGTCATGCACCTTTGTCTGAGTTTAATGGAAAGAAGCTAGGAACTATTGGAGATATAGGATGTTTTAGCTTTTTTTCTAATAAAAACATTAGCACAGGAGAAGGAGGCATGTTAGTAACAAACTCTAGTGAATACTATAACGAAGCAAAGTTGCTACGTTCTCATGGTATGACTTCAATGTCATACGAGAGAGCCAAAGGTCACTCTTCTGAATACGACGTTATAGAATTAGGGTTTAACTATCGTATGGATGATTTGAGAGCTGCAATCGGAATAATTCAATTGCAGAAGATCAAGGAAGACTTAACAAAAAGAGAACAGATACGGCACGAGTATGTGTCTCAATTAAGTGCAGTTGAAAGTATTATAATACCTTTTAAAGATAATAAAGAATTTTCATCAAACTACATTTTTCCTATCGTCTTAAAAGACTCGAACTTTAAAAAAAGAAATATGATACGCGAACAGTTATCTCAAAAAGGAATTCAAACTAGCGTTCATTATCCCTCGGTTCACAAATTTTCTATTTATAAGGATTTTTATACTAAGCTTTCTATAACAGAATATGTAGCAGATAGTATTATTACCTTGCCTATGTACTCTAAGTTGAGTAAAGACGAGGTTAGTTTTATTACTACGACTCTTAAAGAGATTTTATGA
- a CDS encoding glycosyltransferase family 4 protein translates to MKEQREFGMNNKIKVVVICHFSSPEVQSKLTLWKKTDFYAAWIPNLLEGLKNYTEYEIHVISPHLYLKRDANFEIDGIFYHFFSIGIPVVNRNWPAFFNLDLYTNFYFNRRKIKKLIDRIKPRLINLQGAENSYYSSSVLDVCQKYPVLVTIQGFVSLECEKKGRYKKHRINTEAKIINECRYFGGDPDSMRLIEKIKTEAFNFYKYYYPNGSNIHGLAKLTTDKEADLLYWGRITKEKGAEDFLLLVRNLKVDFPDLRTSIIGPVEAEYLKRLKERIVELGCERNITIKGFIRSSDDLYAEVLRSRILVIPTYNDRFPTVLREGVCLKLAVVAYSTGSIPEFNKADERILLANPGDIKQMTTHVSKLLTDERYFEDLTNKAFDYGMSEFSIENNCDKLINAYKDILNREIKLKNNV, encoded by the coding sequence ATGAAAGAGCAGAGGGAATTTGGAATGAATAATAAGATAAAGGTCGTAGTTATTTGCCATTTCAGCAGCCCAGAGGTTCAGAGTAAGTTAACACTATGGAAGAAGACCGACTTTTATGCAGCTTGGATTCCGAACCTATTAGAGGGGTTGAAAAACTATACCGAATATGAGATTCATGTAATTTCGCCTCATCTGTATCTGAAGAGAGACGCTAACTTTGAGATCGATGGCATTTTTTATCATTTTTTTTCAATTGGTATTCCCGTAGTAAACAGAAATTGGCCAGCTTTCTTTAACCTGGATTTATACACGAATTTTTATTTTAATAGAAGAAAGATTAAAAAGCTGATAGATCGGATTAAGCCTCGCTTAATTAATTTACAAGGTGCGGAAAATTCCTATTATAGCTCTTCTGTACTGGATGTTTGTCAAAAGTACCCGGTCCTTGTTACAATACAGGGATTCGTAAGTCTGGAATGCGAAAAAAAGGGTCGTTATAAAAAGCACCGTATTAACACTGAAGCGAAAATTATAAACGAGTGCCGATATTTTGGAGGCGACCCGGATTCAATGCGCTTAATTGAAAAGATCAAGACTGAGGCATTCAATTTCTACAAATATTATTATCCAAACGGGTCTAACATTCATGGCTTAGCGAAGTTAACGACCGATAAGGAAGCTGATTTGTTATATTGGGGGCGAATTACTAAAGAGAAGGGAGCAGAGGACTTTTTGCTTTTAGTCCGAAACCTTAAAGTAGACTTTCCCGATTTACGGACTAGCATTATTGGCCCGGTAGAAGCGGAGTACTTAAAACGTCTGAAGGAGCGAATAGTGGAGTTAGGTTGTGAAAGAAATATCACCATAAAAGGATTTATACGAAGCAGTGACGATTTATACGCAGAGGTACTAAGATCTAGAATTCTCGTAATTCCAACTTATAATGACCGGTTTCCAACAGTGTTACGTGAGGGCGTTTGTCTAAAATTAGCGGTTGTAGCCTATTCTACAGGTAGTATCCCCGAATTTAACAAAGCTGATGAAAGGATTTTGCTTGCCAACCCAGGAGATATTAAGCAAATGACAACGCATGTGAGTAAGCTATTGACAGATGAAAGATACTTTGAAGATTTGACTAATAAGGCATTTGATTATGGTATGAGTGAATTTAGTATAGAGAATAATTGTGATAAACTTATTAATGCCTATAAGGATATTTTGAACAGAGAAATTAAGCTTAAAAATAATGTATAA
- a CDS encoding lipopolysaccharide biosynthesis protein, translating to MFFFKFFLKSANSSYRTYSIKREIVLSFFIKIVSVIVGILLVPLLIDYVDKERYGVWLTLSSIFAWFSFFDIGIGNGMRNKLTRALSESNRELAREYVSTTYAIISVIFCVIILLFQVINPYINWQYILNANIINQDELYSLTSVVLSLFLLRFIFQLTGVIYIADQRPSVNNALTTFGSVLSFIIVALLYKFTIKSDLLTLGIILVGAPLVVLIAATIYAFSGKYKFLKPNWQFISLRRARSLLNLGLKFFILQVAAILLFSSGNIIISHLFEPSEVVIYNTALTYYQLPIITYGIVIAPIWSAVTDAYIKQDFVWLRSTLKRLNQLSILFSIAIVIMILLGPYVFRLWVGDRIELPLPLSLSMACFAMISVCLSPYTSFINGIGKIKLSIYIVFLTLVFFIPIAYFFAKWLNNSAGIILATCALNAVSLYFQPMQVKKIINERAEGIWNE from the coding sequence ATGTTTTTCTTTAAGTTTTTTTTAAAGAGTGCAAATAGCTCATATAGAACATATTCTATAAAGAGGGAAATAGTATTATCTTTTTTTATAAAGATCGTTAGTGTGATCGTCGGAATTTTGCTTGTTCCTCTTTTAATTGATTATGTAGATAAAGAGCGGTATGGAGTTTGGCTGACATTATCTTCTATTTTTGCATGGTTTAGCTTTTTTGATATTGGTATAGGTAACGGTATGAGAAACAAGCTGACTCGGGCTCTATCGGAAAGTAATAGAGAGCTTGCCAGAGAATATGTCAGTACAACTTATGCAATAATTTCGGTAATTTTTTGTGTTATAATTCTTCTATTTCAGGTAATTAATCCATACATAAATTGGCAATATATTTTAAATGCAAATATTATTAATCAAGACGAGTTGTATAGCTTGACAAGCGTGGTATTGAGCTTGTTTCTTTTGCGATTTATCTTCCAACTTACTGGGGTTATTTATATAGCGGATCAAAGACCGTCAGTCAATAATGCTCTTACGACATTCGGCAGTGTTCTATCCTTTATAATAGTCGCTTTATTATACAAATTTACAATTAAGAGTGATCTATTGACACTCGGAATAATATTAGTAGGAGCCCCGTTGGTGGTTCTTATTGCAGCTACAATTTATGCTTTTTCTGGCAAATACAAATTTTTAAAACCTAATTGGCAGTTTATTAGTCTCCGTAGGGCCAGGAGTCTTTTAAACTTAGGCTTAAAGTTTTTTATTCTTCAAGTTGCTGCTATTTTACTGTTTTCAAGCGGGAATATAATTATTTCACATCTATTTGAGCCATCGGAAGTTGTAATTTATAATACAGCACTAACGTATTATCAACTACCGATTATTACATATGGCATTGTTATAGCGCCGATTTGGAGCGCAGTTACTGATGCGTATATTAAGCAGGATTTCGTATGGTTAAGAAGTACACTTAAGAGGCTGAATCAACTGTCAATATTATTTTCAATAGCAATTGTCATTATGATATTGTTAGGGCCGTATGTGTTCAGACTATGGGTGGGAGATCGAATAGAGCTTCCCCTTCCGCTGTCTCTATCAATGGCCTGTTTCGCAATGATAAGTGTTTGTCTATCTCCATATACCAGCTTTATAAATGGAATAGGAAAGATAAAATTGAGCATCTATATCGTCTTTTTGACATTGGTTTTTTTTATACCTATTGCGTATTTTTTTGCTAAGTGGCTGAATAATAGCGCAGGAATTATTCTTGCTACATGCGCGTTGAATGCAGTTTCTCTTTATTTTCAGCCGATGCAGGTGAAAAAAATTATAAATGAAAGAGCAGAGGGAATTTGGAATGAATAA
- a CDS encoding NAD-dependent 4,6-dehydratase LegB has protein sequence MELKGKRVLVTGADGFIGSHLVEGLLQEGAFVKAFVYYNSFNSWGWLDSLSKKSTDQMEIFAGDIRDPNGVRRAVKDVDVVFHLAALIAIPFSYHSPDSYIDTNVKGTLNILQASRELNVERVIVTSTSEVYGTACYVPIDERHPRQAQSPYSASKIAADCLAESFYRSFDLPVTIVRPFNTYGPRQSARAVIPTIITQLLSGKTEIKLGDLNPTRDLLFVKDTVSGFVEIAKSAGLIGRDCNIATESEISIGDLADKIILQINPDARIITDIQRSRPEKSEVFRLYGSNKNIVDNTNWKPLYTLSKGLLETIEWFKVDENLRQYKTDIYNI, from the coding sequence ATGGAACTAAAAGGGAAGAGAGTATTGGTAACGGGCGCTGATGGGTTCATTGGAAGCCATTTGGTTGAAGGTTTACTTCAAGAAGGCGCTTTTGTTAAGGCGTTTGTATATTACAATTCTTTTAATAGTTGGGGATGGCTAGACTCTTTATCGAAAAAGTCTACAGATCAAATGGAAATATTTGCTGGAGATATTCGTGATCCTAATGGGGTGAGAAGGGCAGTTAAAGATGTTGACGTTGTGTTTCATCTCGCTGCCTTGATTGCTATTCCTTTTAGCTATCATTCCCCTGACTCATACATTGACACTAATGTAAAGGGAACGTTAAATATACTTCAAGCTTCTAGAGAGCTTAACGTCGAAAGAGTTATAGTAACATCAACGTCTGAGGTTTATGGTACAGCTTGCTATGTTCCAATAGACGAGAGACACCCTAGACAAGCTCAATCCCCTTATTCTGCCTCAAAAATTGCAGCAGATTGTCTCGCCGAGTCTTTTTATCGTAGCTTTGACTTGCCCGTTACTATAGTAAGACCTTTTAATACATACGGACCTCGCCAGTCAGCGCGAGCTGTAATACCTACTATTATCACGCAGTTATTAAGTGGGAAGACTGAAATTAAGTTAGGTGACTTAAACCCGACAAGAGATTTATTGTTCGTCAAAGATACTGTATCTGGTTTTGTTGAGATTGCCAAGTCGGCTGGTTTAATAGGGCGTGACTGCAATATTGCCACTGAGTCAGAAATTTCTATTGGTGATTTAGCCGATAAAATCATTTTACAAATTAATCCGGATGCAAGAATAATCACTGATATACAAAGAAGTAGACCGGAGAAATCGGAGGTGTTTAGGCTTTATGGTTCAAATAAGAATATTGTAGATAATACCAACTGGAAGCCATTATATACGTTGTCGAAAGGTTTGCTTGAAACCATAGAATGGTTTAAGGTTGATGAAAACTTGAGGCAGTATAAGACAGATATATATAATATTTAG
- a CDS encoding Wzz/FepE/Etk N-terminal domain-containing protein, whose amino-acid sequence MNTTVNKPDRQAQDDEISLKELILKLKEWYRYLLSRWRVIVLAGAIGGLLGFLYAYLKKPVYTAECTFVLEEQGNGGGLGQYAGIASMVGIDLGGAGSSGIFQGDNIIELYKSRSMIQKTLLSKGNFNDKQGLLINRYIEANGLKQEWAEKRELMEISFDIPKDQFNLQNDSVMGIIVNDIKKNYLTVSKPDKKLSIISVKVKSKDELFAKEFTDKIVENVNDFYIQTKTKRSLENLQILQKQADSVRHVLNLSIGGAAAAIDANPNANAAMQILRAPSQRRQVDVQASSAVYGEVVKNLEIAKISLRKETPLIQVVDRAVLPLEKDRTGKAKGIALGGFLFSFLTVIGFLFNKAYRKILE is encoded by the coding sequence TTGAATACTACAGTTAATAAACCAGACCGGCAGGCTCAGGATGATGAGATTTCTTTAAAGGAGTTGATTCTAAAACTCAAGGAGTGGTATAGATATCTGCTGTCTAGGTGGAGAGTTATTGTCCTTGCAGGTGCGATAGGCGGGCTTTTAGGTTTTTTATATGCCTATCTTAAAAAGCCGGTTTATACCGCTGAATGTACATTTGTTCTGGAAGAGCAAGGAAACGGCGGTGGTTTAGGGCAATATGCGGGGATAGCATCTATGGTTGGCATTGATCTGGGCGGCGCCGGCAGTAGCGGTATATTCCAGGGGGACAACATTATAGAGTTGTATAAATCCCGCTCAATGATTCAGAAGACACTCTTGTCTAAAGGTAATTTCAACGACAAGCAGGGGTTATTAATTAACCGATATATTGAAGCTAACGGCCTGAAGCAAGAATGGGCTGAAAAGCGCGAACTCATGGAAATTTCATTTGATATTCCTAAAGATCAATTTAATTTACAGAATGATAGCGTCATGGGCATTATTGTCAATGACATAAAAAAAAACTATTTAACCGTCAGTAAACCTGATAAGAAGCTGAGTATAATTAGTGTAAAGGTGAAATCCAAGGATGAATTATTTGCTAAGGAGTTTACCGATAAGATTGTTGAAAACGTCAATGACTTTTATATTCAGACAAAAACTAAACGATCTTTGGAAAACCTGCAAATTCTCCAGAAACAGGCGGATAGTGTGCGCCATGTATTAAACTTGTCTATCGGAGGTGCAGCAGCAGCTATCGACGCCAACCCCAATGCAAATGCTGCGATGCAAATTCTAAGAGCACCGTCTCAGAGGAGGCAGGTTGATGTACAGGCAAGTTCAGCTGTTTATGGAGAAGTGGTCAAGAATTTGGAGATTGCAAAAATTTCTTTAAGAAAGGAAACGCCTTTGATTCAGGTTGTTGATCGCGCTGTTTTGCCACTGGAGAAAGATAGAACGGGAAAGGCGAAAGGAATCGCGCTGGGTGGATTTTTATTTAGTTTTCTCACAGTTATAGGCTTTTTGTTCAATAAAGCCTATCGAAAGATATTAGAATAA
- a CDS encoding SLBB domain-containing protein gives MKHIRVLVILTTLFFALSVSAQTNQNFSNIRVDELSDTQIRQFIAQVEATGLSEAQLEQVAQARGMSPVEIQKLRQRVDRLKATEKQNNGSQGLKNSGNNRQAQSGREYNFEPASADSVQASGASAAEKALSELRSKIFGADLFRNRQLTFEPNLRLATPRNYQIGPDDELLIDIYGYSEASYQLKVSPEGTINIPYIGVIPVSGMTIEQATSRIKSRLSTIYSGLKSGNTSVSIAIGNIRSIKVILTGEVVKPGTYSLPSLATVFNALYSSGGPTENGSFRQIELIRAGKRIATLDIYDFLLNGEFKNNYRLQDQDVIRVPTYHTRTEITGEVKRPGIFEMKSGEKLADLLRFAGGFNERAYQARVKVLKNTETERRIDDVTSDAFASYNPSSGDKYFVDQILDRFENRVKIEGAVFRPGQFELEPGLTVKQLIERAEGLREDAFRNRAYITRLKDDLQTELVSFDIAKVLSGEAADIPLKREDVITISSIFDLKEEYNVRVEGEVLKPGRLNFAEGMTLEDAIIQAGGLREGATPKRVEISRRIKNSDVLSESARTAQVFQVDINQNLKSATAGFVLQPFDIVVVRPSSGYSVQQQVKVQGEVLYPGIYTITHKDERISDLLKRTGGFTAYAYVEGASLQRPGAKVKDSTDVEKKMEFDRMKQFQRLQQKVSDTLKIEEEAAIRNDYVGINLPRILKKPGGKDDLFLEEGDILNIPRQLQTVKVSGEVLSPVTVVYSRGKGFKQYISNAGGFSDRAKKKSAYIIYANGSVESAGKFLFFNNYPVVKPGAEIFVPKKPEARRMSTGELVGITSGLASLAAIIVALFR, from the coding sequence ATTAAACATATTAGAGTACTTGTAATACTCACAACCTTATTTTTCGCACTCAGTGTAAGTGCACAAACAAACCAGAATTTCAGTAATATCAGGGTGGATGAGTTATCGGATACCCAGATCAGGCAGTTTATAGCCCAGGTAGAAGCAACCGGTTTAAGCGAAGCACAGCTAGAGCAAGTAGCGCAGGCCAGGGGAATGAGCCCTGTCGAAATACAGAAGCTGCGGCAACGCGTAGACAGGCTCAAGGCGACGGAGAAACAAAATAACGGGAGTCAGGGATTAAAAAACAGCGGTAATAACCGTCAAGCTCAGTCTGGGAGAGAATATAATTTCGAGCCAGCTTCTGCCGATTCAGTACAAGCCTCCGGAGCTTCCGCAGCAGAAAAGGCCCTGAGTGAATTGAGATCAAAAATTTTTGGAGCAGACCTTTTCCGGAACCGTCAGCTTACATTCGAGCCCAACCTTCGTTTGGCAACCCCACGCAACTATCAGATTGGTCCCGATGATGAGCTTCTGATCGATATTTACGGATATTCAGAAGCCAGCTATCAGCTGAAGGTTTCTCCGGAAGGAACTATCAATATTCCTTATATAGGAGTGATCCCGGTAAGCGGCATGACCATTGAGCAAGCTACTTCCCGGATTAAATCAAGGCTGTCAACCATTTATTCAGGTTTAAAGTCGGGCAATACATCTGTAAGTATAGCCATTGGAAATATCCGCAGTATTAAGGTCATTCTCACCGGCGAAGTGGTAAAACCGGGCACCTATAGTTTACCCTCGCTGGCAACAGTTTTCAACGCCCTCTATTCTTCGGGCGGTCCAACCGAAAACGGGTCGTTCCGGCAGATCGAGCTAATCAGGGCAGGCAAAAGAATCGCAACGCTTGATATTTACGATTTTCTGTTAAATGGAGAATTCAAAAATAATTACAGATTGCAGGATCAGGACGTGATCAGAGTACCAACTTATCACACCCGCACAGAGATTACCGGAGAAGTAAAAAGACCAGGAATCTTTGAAATGAAGTCCGGCGAAAAGCTAGCAGACCTCTTGCGGTTTGCCGGCGGTTTCAATGAAAGAGCTTATCAGGCAAGGGTGAAGGTGCTGAAGAATACAGAAACAGAACGCCGGATAGACGACGTAACTTCTGACGCGTTTGCTTCGTATAACCCTTCAAGTGGGGATAAATATTTTGTCGATCAGATCCTCGATAGGTTTGAGAATAGGGTGAAAATAGAAGGAGCAGTTTTCAGGCCTGGACAGTTTGAGCTTGAACCGGGATTAACAGTAAAACAGCTGATCGAAAGAGCCGAAGGGCTCCGCGAAGACGCTTTCCGTAACCGGGCATATATTACAAGGCTGAAAGACGATCTTCAAACCGAGCTGGTATCTTTTGATATAGCAAAAGTTCTTTCAGGCGAAGCTGCCGATATTCCGTTAAAGCGGGAAGACGTAATCACGATATCTTCCATCTTTGATCTTAAAGAAGAATATAATGTTCGGGTAGAAGGAGAAGTGCTGAAACCTGGCAGGCTCAATTTCGCCGAAGGAATGACATTGGAGGATGCAATTATCCAGGCAGGAGGCTTAAGAGAAGGCGCTACTCCTAAAAGAGTGGAAATATCGAGAAGGATAAAAAATAGCGATGTCTTATCCGAATCTGCGCGTACAGCCCAGGTATTCCAGGTCGACATCAATCAAAATTTGAAAAGTGCCACGGCAGGATTTGTACTTCAGCCCTTTGATATCGTAGTGGTAAGGCCATCGTCAGGTTACTCAGTACAGCAGCAGGTAAAAGTACAGGGAGAAGTATTGTACCCAGGCATTTATACCATCACCCATAAAGATGAGCGCATTTCCGACTTATTGAAACGTACCGGCGGATTTACAGCTTACGCATATGTTGAAGGGGCTTCTCTGCAGCGTCCAGGGGCGAAAGTGAAGGACAGTACCGACGTTGAAAAGAAAATGGAGTTCGACCGAATGAAACAATTTCAACGTCTTCAGCAGAAAGTCAGCGATACGCTAAAGATTGAAGAGGAGGCAGCTATACGAAATGATTATGTGGGAATCAATCTTCCCCGCATTCTGAAAAAGCCTGGCGGTAAAGACGACCTGTTTTTAGAAGAAGGAGATATTTTAAATATCCCGCGACAGCTTCAGACAGTTAAAGTAAGCGGTGAAGTATTATCGCCGGTAACCGTGGTTTATTCCCGAGGGAAAGGATTTAAGCAATACATATCGAATGCCGGAGGCTTTAGCGACCGGGCGAAGAAGAAAAGTGCATACATTATATATGCTAATGGTTCTGTCGAGAGCGCTGGAAAGTTTTTATTTTTTAACAACTATCCGGTGGTGAAGCCAGGAGCTGAGATTTTTGTGCCGAAGAAACCGGAGGCAAGAAGGATGAGTACGGGCGAATTAGTGGGAATAACCAGCGGGTTGGCATCATTGGCAGCAATTATTGTAGCATTGTTTAGGTAG
- the rplM gene encoding 50S ribosomal protein L13, giving the protein MNTLSYKTVSANKKTVNKEWVVVDAQGEILGRLSTKIAMMIRGKHKPTFTPNVDCGDNVIVINADKVKLTGNKLSDKTYVRYTGYPGGQRFVSPKELLAKHPERIVEKAVRGMLPKNRLGRALFGNLYVYAGGEHPHSAQNPKEVKL; this is encoded by the coding sequence GTGAATACGTTAAGTTACAAAACTGTCTCAGCCAACAAAAAGACCGTTAACAAGGAATGGGTAGTTGTTGACGCACAAGGCGAGATTTTGGGGCGCTTGTCTACTAAGATCGCGATGATGATCCGTGGTAAGCACAAGCCTACTTTCACCCCAAACGTAGACTGCGGAGATAACGTGATCGTTATTAATGCAGACAAGGTAAAACTGACCGGTAACAAACTAAGCGACAAGACTTATGTTCGTTACACAGGCTATCCAGGCGGTCAGCGTTTCGTTTCTCCTAAAGAGTTATTGGCGAAGCATCCCGAACGTATTGTTGAAAAAGCAGTACGCGGCATGCTACCTAAAAATCGTTTGGGCCGTGCATTATTCGGAAACCTGTATGTATATGCAGGCGGCGAACATCCACACAGCGCACAAAACCCGAAAGAAGTTAAACTTTAA